From Saimiri boliviensis isolate mSaiBol1 chromosome 9, mSaiBol1.pri, whole genome shotgun sequence, a single genomic window includes:
- the SLC4A11 gene encoding solute carrier family 4 member 11 isoform X5: MGVQGPRDPSKRESTDVQRDRQRPAPAQSLPAAARQVSVREAWISQHENSPTMSRNGYFEDSSYYKCDTDDHCDAREDILGDESFDTINSSIVSGESIRFFVNVNLEMQAANAENEPTSGGCVLLHTSRKYLKLKNFKEEIRAHRDLDGFLAQASIILNEPATSLDNVLRAMLSRFAQDPDDAEPNCNLDLLMAMLFTDAGAPMQGKVHLLSDTIQGVTATVTGVQYQQSWLCIICTIKALQKRHVCISRLVRPQNWGENSCEVRFVILVLAPPKMKSTKTAMEVARTFATMFSDIAFRQKLLQTRTEEEFKEALVHQRQLLTVMSHGPVALKMKEHSTVSLPAYRHREPPKCKDFVPFGKGIREDVARRFPLYPLDFTDGIIGKNKAVGKYITTTLFLYFACLLPTIAFGSLNDENTKGAIDVQKTIAGQSIGGLLYALFSGQPLVILLTTAPLALYIQVIRVICDDYNLDFSSFYAWTGLWNSFFLALYAFFNLSLVMSLFKRSTEEIIALFISITFVLDAVKGMVKIFWKYYYGHYLDDYHSKRTPSLISQSGLGTSLNASFPTALNASFLASPTELSSATHSGQATAVLSLLIMLGTLWLGYTLYQFKKSPYLHPCVREILSDCALPIAVLVFSLISSHGFQEIEMSKFRYNPSESLFAMAQIQSLSLRAISSAMGLGFLLSMLFFIEQNLVAALVNAPENRLVKGTAYHWDLLLLAVINTGLSLFGLPWIHAAYPHSPLHVRALALVEERVENGHIYETIVNVKETRLTSLGASILVGLSLLLLPVPLQWIPKPVLYGLFLYIALTSLDGNQLVQRVALLLKEQTAYPPTHYIRRVPQRKIHYFTGLQVLQLLLLCAFGMSSLPYMKMIFPLIMITMIPIRYLLLPQIIEAKYLDVMDAEHRP, encoded by the exons ATGGGCGTTCAAGGCCCCCGGGACCCGTCTAAGAGGGAGAGTACTGATGTGCAGAGAGATCGCCAGAGGCCCGCCCCCGCCCAGTCCCTTCCGGCTGCAGCTAGGCAGGTTTCTGTCAGGGAAGCCTGGATTAgccaacatg AAAACTCTCCCACCATGTCGCGGAACGGATACTTCGAGGATTCAA GCTACTACAAGTGTGACACAGATGACCACTGTGATGCCCGAGAGGACATTCTGGGGGATGAGAGCTTCGACACCATCAACTCCTCCATCGTGTCTGGCGAGAGCATCCGTTTTTTTGTCAATGTCAACCTCGAGATGCAGGCTGCCAATGCTG AGAATGAACCGACTTCCGGTGGCTGCGTGCTCCTGCACACCTCCCGCAAG TACCTGAAGTTAAAGAACTTCAAGGAAGAGATCCGTGCCCACCGCGACCTAGATGGCTTCCTGGCacaggccagcatcatcctgaacGAGCCGGCCACCTCCCTGGATAACGTGCTGCGGGCCATGCTTAGCCGCTTTGCCCAGGACCCTGACGACGCGGAGCCCAACTGCAACCTGGACCTGCTCATGGCCATGCTCTTCACCGACGCCGGGGCCCCCATGCAGGGTAAAG TCCACCTGCTGTCAGATACCATCCAAGGGGTCACCGCCACAGTCACAGGGGTGCAGTACCAGCAGTCATGGCTCTGCATCAT CTGCACCATCAAGGCCCTACAGAAGCGGCACGTGTGCATCAGCCGCCTGGTTCGCCCACAGAACTGGGGAGAGAATTCCTGTGAGGTTCGGTTCGTCATCTTGGTGCTGGCCCCACCCAAGATG AAAAGCACTAAGACTGCGATGGAGGTGGCCCGCACATTTGCCACCATGTTCTCGGATATCGCCTTCCGCCAGAAGCTCCTACAGACCCGCACAGAGGAGGAATTCAAGGAGGCCTTGGTGCATCAGAGACAGCTGCTCACCGTGATGAGCCACGGCCCAGTGGCGCTGAAAATGAAGGAACACAGCACAGTCTCCCTCCCTGCCTACAGACACCGGGAG CCCCCAAAGTGCAAGGACTTTGTCCCTTTCGGGAAGGGCATCCGGGAGGACGTCGCACGCAGGTTCCCCTTGTACCCCCTAGACTTCACTGACG GCATTATCGGGAAAAACAAGGCTGTGGGCAAATACATCACCACCACCCTGTTCCTCTACTTTGCCTGCCTCCTGCCCACCATCGCTTTTGGGTCCCTCaatgatgagaacacaaaggGGGCCATCG acgTGCAGAAGACCATAGCCGGGCAGAGTATCGGAGGCCTGCTCTACGCGCTCTTCTCCGGGCAGCCGCTGGTGATTCTGCTGACCACCGCGCCCCTGGCGCTCTACATCCAGG TGATTCGTGTCATCTGTGATGACTACAACCTGGACTTCAGCTCCTTCTACGCGTGGACGGGCCTGTGGAACAGTTTCTTCCTCGCACTTTATGCCTTTTTCAACCTCAGCCTGGTCATGAGTCTCTTCAAGAG GTCGACAGAGGAGATCATTGCCCTCTTCATTTCCATCACGTTCGTGCTAGATGCTGTCAAGGGCATGGTCAAAA TTTTCTGGAAGTACTACTATGGGCATTACTTAGATGACTACCACTCAAAAAGGACTCCATCCCTGATCAGCCAGTCAGGCCTTGGCACCAGCCTCAATGCCAGCTTCCCCACTGCCCTCAACGCCAGCTTTCTGGCCAGCCCCACAGAGCTGTCCTCGGCCACGCACTCAGGCCAGGCAACTGCCGTGCTCAGCCTCCTCATCATGCTGGGCACACTCTGGCTGGGCTACACCTTGTACCAGTTCAAGAAGAG CCCCTACCTGCACCCCTGCGTGCGCGAGATCCTGTCCGACTGCGCCCTGCCCATCGCAGTGCTCGTCTTCTCCCTCATCAGCTCCCATGGCTTCCAGGAAATCGAGA TGAGCAAGTTCCGCTACAATCCCAGCGAGAGCCTGTTTGCGATGGCACAGATCCAGTCACTGTCCCTGAGGGCCATCAGCAGCGCCATGGGCCTCGGCTTCCTGCTGTCCATGCTCTTCTTTATCGAGCAGAACTTGGTGGCCGCCTTGGTGAATGCACCGGAGAACAG GCTGGTGAAGGGCACTGCCTACCACTGGGACCTCCTGCTCCTCGCCGTCATCAACACGGGGCTGTCTCTGTTCGGGCTGCCCTGGATCCACGCCGCCTACCCCCACTCTCCGCTGCACGTGCGGGCCCTGGCCTTAGTGGAGGAGCGTGTGGAGAATGGGCACATCTATGAGAC GATTGTGAATGTGAAGGAGACGCGGCTGACCTCACTGGGCGCCAGCATCCTGGTGGGGCtgtccctgctgctgctgcctgtcCCCCTGCAGTGGATCCCCAAGCCTGTGCTCTACGGCCTCTTCCTCTACATCGCACTCACCTCCCTTGATGGCAACCAGCTAGTCCAGCGCGTGGCCCTGCTGCTCAAGGAGCAG ACCGCATACCCGCCAACACACTACATCCGGAGGGTGCCCCAGAGGAAGATCCACTACTTCACAGGCCTTCAGGTGCTGCAGCTACTGCTGCTGTGTGCCTTCGGCATGAGCTCCCTGCCTTACATGAAGATGATCTTTCCTCTCATCATGATTACCATGATCCCCATCCG TTATCTCCTGCTGCCCCAAATCATTGAAGCCAAGTACTTGGATGTCATGGATGCTGAGCACAGGCCTTGA